Part of the Zea mays cultivar B73 chromosome 4, Zm-B73-REFERENCE-NAM-5.0, whole genome shotgun sequence genome is shown below.
TGCTCATAATTAGAAAGTTACCGAAGGAGATACACCATTTTACAATAAAACCAACATAAAAAAACTCTAACAACTTTAAAATCAGACCAAACGTTTTAATACATATGCAAAAAAACCATTATTGGCCCACCATTAGTTACAAAATTCAGCTTTTATGAATTGTTAAAACAAATAATGCCAGTCGTTTCAGTATGTTAAAGATACAAATGTATTCACAGTTCATTTAGAGTAACTTAGAAGATGTTTGTTTAGAATTATAATTTGCTCAAATTATATAATTTAACTTATTTTGAACTAATATTTAGTTTAAAgtaagttagattatataatctggacatATTATATCTTTGTTTCTAGTTGAGTGTGTAAGCAACCATGGACACGTAAAATAAGTGTTGGCAAGCAATTCTTCACATTTCAGTAGAGCATAGATAAAGACGTGAAAAAAGGATATTGCCTCCCCACGTACCCTAGATCTATGGGTTCTCTTCCCTCTCTATTTACGCGCCCGCATACGCGCAGTGCTCAAAGTAGGCATCTATATTGTGAACATCTAACTCTATCCCTTTATATTGGGAGATTGTTTCTATGATCTTCTTGTTTGGAAAGGTAGCTACAAAATCCGACTCATCCACCTGCTTCATGTTCCATTCCTAAGAGTTATCAGTTAGGTGTTTGAGCTCCTTTTCTACTTTCGTCCCCACCCTTCACAATATGGATAAGCCCCACATTCTCTAatgctttggaaaatcataacccCTGAGGTTTAAATTTGCACCAATTCCCATCCCACACCTAAAAGATAGATGACCAATTTTTTGCACTTGTAACGGAAGGGTTCATTTGTGAAGGCGGTTTGATAGTGGCAATATTTCCCACACCTAAAGAAGGTCCTCCTTTAGTTTTCGAAAAACCTTTAGGCTCTTTCCCCCATATGTGGCTTATCACTTCTACCTCCACCTTCCCTAGCAAAAGCaccctctctctatatatatataaatgaGTTGGGAATCTGTTAGGCTATCCCTAGCAGGATGCCAATGCGCATGCGGGATGTGACTCTCGTGACGTTTGCATGCACATTAAAAAAAAAGTATCGGTGTCCGGCAGTCACCGAATGCGTATGCACATGCATTCCCATAGATAGGGCTAGAAACGAGCCAAACCGAGCTCggctcagctcggctcggctcggtgcacCTCAGTCACCTAGCGAGTCAGGCTCGGCTCGGTCATATTGTGAGCTCGAAAATTAGGCTCGCGAGCCGGGCCAGCTCGCGCTGCCACACTAATCCAATTTAGATCATAAATtgtatatttttattatatatacAATAAAAAATATGTACCAAAAATTCATGAACATATTTTAAACTATATCTAGCACCGGAACCATGATAAAAATAAGAAAAATAAATCAATAACATAGCAATTTAATAGTGTCACAACATAGTACTGCATGATCTGGCAGGCTCGCGAGACGGCTCAGGCTCGCTCAGGATAGaggatgatctctatattggtttgaatatatggacaagacctgagaaatcactacatacatatgatcaaaatagaggatgaagtgattatgaggattggtcaagccaaaatgaataagatatgaggaatcgtgaattggcttgaccatattactactagtccatatatgcttctatgagaatcaaactagagcttgattgatcttaatagttatatttagaagacattcaagcaaggttcataatattgaagaaatgattctctcaatggatgcacaatatgatatgactcaagaatggcttgatagggtgaagatagcaaggaaagggcttcgaggaactaagcgaaggtgaaggccaagggaCGACTTGTGgatcgaggtaccatggctaaggtgaagaagagagtatttgcactaagtcgatgaactaatcagctatgaatagttataacatgttgatgcatcagtaaggtgacttgaagccatgattgaactcatatatgatgatatggtacaagtcacagggtttgatttgtgtttgtttcaaaaggtgagacaaaggtgTTTGTGATCctgatgaagcaacaccatggagaaatcacacatgagacaccaatttctTAAGGAgttcttaattatattttatttaactcgagtataggaatcgtcgtactatcaaggggaatccaaaaagaaggttggtgtttgccaaagctcaaacctctatattcaaaagctatttcgaaaaaccaaaatctcttgaacgttctatggttgaccgtggttaggtttgagaaactgagagtgttcctgttgaaaagcagttgagcttttcaactgagttgaacttcaactgagttgagcttcttcagctgagttgagcttcttcagctgtagTTGAGCTTTTCCAGCTGAactaaacttcagctgagttgagcttcttcagctctagttgagctttttcagccgagctgaacttcagctgagttaaacttcttcaactgcagttgagctttctcaacttcagctgaacttcaactgtgaacctctttgaccatacaccagttgaactggggtttctctcctaaactctctggtcaagaccagttgaactggtcctgaggggcagttcaactggtctctgacccctctgacctctgaccaaCAGTCTATCAGTTAAACTGGGGAACAGGTCGACAGAgtcgtcaggggcggttcaaccggtttggtcAACTTGGTCAGACTgcacgtcagtctgccagtcagtctgatagtcaaactggcagacagtctgccaggtctgccaggggcggttcaaccgccccaaaGAGGTTCAACCGATTTTTGAGCAGAAATGtgaaaaacggctagttttggagccccacctatatatactcactcctacctctctccccatagaagagcacgacccaaactcttAGGTGCTCACTTGAGAGTGTTGTTCTAGTGTATTGGAGTTATTGCTCAGCTCTTGTGTATTGAATGAGCTCGTtggaggtgtatttatagcctccaactacCCAAATAGTCATTGGGAGTTCGGGTGCACCGGACCAATCACTGTTGTAGGTCTGGTGCACACTGGATCTCTGTCATGCCTGCAGGTTTAGTGACAATTTTAATTCTTTTGTCAGCTTATCACGCACACTGGATCGTCTGGTGCACCATTGGACCTCGCCACATATGCTGCCACATCATATAGCGTTGGGACCGGAAGACGACCGATGAGTCCTGATAGGTCGGTGCGCTAAGAATCTCCTCTAGGAAACAACTCTTTTAGCATAACTGGTCCGGTGCTTCGTCCGTTGCACAACGGACGAGTCTGGTGCGCCAAGCCAGAACTGCCCAAAAAAATGCTCTCTGCGTACCCGGTCCAGTACACACCTGGATTCGGTCTAGTGCGCAACAAATCACGATCTTAAGTCCTTTTTTGgtcttttttctttctctttgtttGGTTGCcttcttgtgcatttttatgacttTAGATAAACATATCTAGAGTTCATCCAACCAACCTAAGTGATAGTTCCATATATTTCTGATCATAGAACTTATTTCCTCATTCTAGCTCAAACTTTAGACCAAAAGACCAATTTTAATATCTAACCATTCCAACGCTCTTAGGTGCTCAATTAGGGCCATGTAGAAATTATGTTCCCTTCAAGAAAACGTTCAACGTCGAGGGCCGAGTGAACTCTCCAACATTGACATTACCGGATGGGGCTCCCTGTCTTCTCCGATCGCAACCAGAAGGAAACAGTAACGCTGTGAAGTTCTGGCTACAAGCGAACCAACGCATGCATGAAATGGCGCGCAAAATGTCACACCATGAATCACATCCGAACAAAGTATGGCTAACAAAGAAACACAAACACATACACGGAGCAGAGCAGCAATCCATCTTGCCTCTGGCTACAATTTCTACTACCCACACTACGAGTTCGCCGAGACGACTCGGACACCAGACCGTCCGCTCGCCACGCTGCCGCTGGCACGATGAGCGCTGCTGCGCCCACGGTACTGGCCGTTAGCATTTCCAGAGCCGGCGCGGGACCGGCCACTGAGCTCGGGCTGGCACTGCCTCTGCTTGCTCAGTTGGTGCCTGTTCATCGGGCTGCAGCGGCCGCCGTGACTGCCGGACTGCTCGACAACCTCGTCGCCGGTGCTCCACGTCCGGTCCGTGGACTCGGCCGAGGTGGGCTCCCAGGAGGGCGTCCACGGGTGGCCGGAGACGCTGTTGCTCCCGGCCGACTCCTGGGGCTCGGTTTCCGCGTGGGCGTCCCGCGCCGGCAGCAGGTGCttccgcgcggcggcgctcggctcgaCGAAGCCGTCGCTGCCGCTGCCTACCGGCGCGTTGACGGAGCCTTTGTCATCGGCGGAGTGGCCAGGCTCGTGCTCGTAGGCGCGGTTCTCCGACGACGAGGAGTTGAGGTCCGCCACGGCCTCGACGATGGAGCAGGCCTTGGCGACGCACGCCGGGAGCGAGATGGACGGCGTCGCCGGCGTGGCGGAGGTGGACTGCTGATGGTAGTTGTGGATGTCTTCGAGCAGCTGTGTGGCGTACGAGCCGGGGTTTTGGTCGAAGTCGCGCGAAGCCCGCCGCGATCGGCAGCCTGGCTGCGCCGCACCGGGCATTTGGGTCAGGCTCTCGGCCACGACGCTCAGCGTGGGCGTCGTGGTCGTCTTCGACGACGTCTTGGACGAGTGCGCTCTCGTCTCTGACGCTTCTGTGATCTCCAGCTTTTCTTTCACCGCCGTCGGCTCCTTCCCACGCCCCGTAGCCTTCCTGGGCGTCGCGGCGACGGCAGTCTCAGCAGATTTCTGAAGTCGGAGCAGAAGTTTGAGCCTCGCGAGTGGTACGGTAGAACTTGCACTAACCGGAGCAAAATTCAATTCGAGTTTTGTCTGGCTGATTTTTTTACCTTGTGCGGCCTGGCACCGTGGTTGCTGCTGTTACGGAGAGCGTTGTCGTCGAGCTCGGCCATGGGGCAGCGCCTGTACGGGGACTGCTCGTTCTTCCTGGACGAGCTCCGGCTGAGCACCGGCGCCGGCCCCGCCGCCGGTCCGCAAGCTCCAGCATTCTCGTTCCCCGTCCCCGCTGCCATCCTCGCGGGAGAGCTCGACCTCGGAGACGCGCACCGCTTCCCAGACGCGGCCACGGGCGACGGCGCGCGCCCCTTCTCCCTGGCGGGCACGGACACCATCTTCCCCGGCTGCTGCCTGGCGCGGTCCCCGCCGCCGGATCCCGCAGAGGTAGCAGCGCCATCAGCGCGTCTCCCGGGCGACCGGCTGGCCCTCCGGctcccggcgccggcgccgctcctctcccGGCTTCCCGACCGCTTGCGCTGCGGCGAGCCTCGGTGCGGCGACGGCCTGCTGCTGGACACGGGCGCCGCGCGCCCCTGCCTCTCCCAGTCGCACTCCTCGTCCGCGCCGCCGTCCTGGTCGAAGTCGTAGCTGCGCTTGGACCCCGAGCGCCTCCTGCGGTGCCCGCCGCCGCACGCTGCCGTGTCGCCGGTCGACGCCGCCCTTCCGGCCCCGGACGAGCTCCGGCTGAGCCGGCCGCACTGGATGAGGATCGCGTCCACCTCCTCCTTGGTGCAGCTGGACGTGCGCACCGGCGCCGACGGCACCAGCACTACCGGCAGCTGCTTCTCGGCCGCCGGCCCTTGCGATCCCGACCGCCTCCTCTTCTCCTCCCCGGGCACCGCGGCGTCCTTGGCGGACACCGCAGCCTtgttcgccgccgccgccgccgctctctTGGGCTGCTGCGCCGGACTCTTCTTGGCCTTGTCGTCGGAGACCGCGGCGGCGACCTTTCCCGGCTTGGCCGGTGGCTTCTTCTTGCTGAAGCAGAGGCCCATGGTGGGTTCTGGTGGCAGGAGGAGCTACGGTACGGACTGCGACTCTGCGACTGGGAGTGGAGTGGAGTGAAGGAAAGAGTCCGTTGGACTGTGACTTGGTGCGCTGGTGACTTGGGTGGTATATAAGCACGCGTGGGGAGGTGCGCTTAGGCGAAATAATTTTTGTGTCAGCGTGCGTCGTGCTCTGTGTTAGTTAGTGCTCCGTAACCCGTACCGCGCGCCTGTGATGAGAGCAAACGCAAAGCGGATGCTGATGCGAGAGCGAGACGGGGATTTGAAATCCTCTCTTGTGCGGATCGGATGGATGACCTCGAGGCTCGTGCGCGCACGCACGAACGAACGTGGGGGACGTTGGCGGCTCACGGTGCTGCCGTGGACCGACGGGCGGGGACGGAAGGATGCATCGCCTCGGTCAGTGTGGTCTACGAGGAATACGTCCACAGGAGTTGGACCCGGGGGGCTCGGTGGGGTCGCTATCCGTTACAACATCGCGGGGCCTGGGCCTTGATTATTTCATCATCTCGTCTTAAAAAAAAAACGGGACCAGCACCAGCCGTCACCAGACACGCGTGTATTGCTAAGCTAGGTGATGAACTTTGGTCTGGTACTGTGCTCTGTTAATAATCGTCATTGTGACGGGTAACGCACGGTGAAAGCCAATCGCACGCGAGGGAGTTTGCGAGATCGGACGGAGGACAGTTTTGCTTTGCAGGCCCCAGGGCTGGTTACGCTACGCACGAGCCCACGAGCAGTGTTTCTGCAGTTGTGTCGACACTGCCTCTGTTTTGCGTTTCAATGCGTGCTGCCGATCCCTGAATGGTTCAAATGCAAGGCACGTTTGGTTTGAATCTGGGCCACCTCGAGCTGGTGCGTGCGCGAGCGGCGGAGCCTCGCCCAACAAACAACGGCCAACGCCCAACGGCTACGAGCGGTCAGGGCGGAGGGAGGGAGATGCCGATGCGACCGGACCGGATTCCTTTTGCCGTGCTGGACGCCCGCGACAGAGCGCTGACCGTTGCGTGCGGTCTCGCGTCCTTTTCACCGTCTCTAGTGCCTTTTGAACCCGAGCCGACCGTTGGAGGGGCGAAGCGTGCGTGCGTGGCACGCGGATCCTCCTCCTCGGCTTCTCGCCATCGGATTCGCGCGGCGCGCTCTCGGCTCTCCCGTTGTGCGGATTGGCAGGCAGCCAGGCAGCTCGGACGGATCGGCCCTACGTAtacgtagggatgaaaacggtcggtaaacactaaaatcattaccgttttcatattttttatcggaaacaaaatcgaaaacggtaactccggaaacggaaacgatatcggtatttcggaaacatcggaaacgaaagttcggtgcggaaaatacaccggtaacggtcgaaatctaaaatatgatcggtaaacatatcaaacttcacaataaAACAAAATTGACAAAACATCACaaataccacaagttcacaattcatgatataacaagttcacaaggatcacaaatttataatataaaaagtttacaaagatcagaagttcacaatataacaagttcacagtataacaagttcataaagatcacaagttaaCATAttcaaagttcacaattcacaatatccactcgatttaGTTGACATGACATACTTActcatgaaatattttttccttACATAAAAGGTTTTTTCACAGCCTCACAGGAAAATCCTAAAatctagtgtgtggaaaagacagactgtcggctctctatcgttatatattactaatacataacatgtgcatagaaaatggtggattcgttcgagagaccaaatcgttaatctcaactgccttccaacaccatctaacccaaaaaaatcttaaagcgtccaaaaaatacaaaataagtaatccttatccaGAGATGTACATGCGATGCGaaaaaaatcacatgctggaaaattccgaaaaaaattccgaaaaaattccgagacacaattccggaaaTTTCCGAGACAtaaatccggtaatttccgacaaaaaccggtaaccgatggaaacggtcggtaaaacaccacgccgattccgataccgattccgatagaaaattccgaaaaccgattccgttttcgaaaaataccattaccgatgaatccgatcgaaaaatttcgaaatcggtttccggaattccgaaaaattccgaaaccgttttcatccctacgtaTACGTTGGTTTATCCGTCCACAAGATACGGGGGAGGAGTTCGGactgaattttttgtattttagccatttttcggaaaaaaattcacgtttagatcttaaaaaattttaatgtcatttttggaccctttgctcggcgccatagcctatggcgtcgaagtaacacagctcggcgccataggctatgacgCCGAGGTCGTGTTGCGTTGGCACAACCCAGACGCGtggcagatcttggcgccgagctcggttgtgttATTAACATATTTGTTGCAGACATGAGCACAAAGCCTATCTAGCCCACTTGGTGGAGCACAAGGCTTCTAACCTTGTGAtcatgggttcaaaccccactaTTTGCATTTTTATTTGCTTTTTTTTGTTTATGTCGCTGGTGTGTCGGTTCAAATTTATTTCTCACCTAGATTTTTTTATCTAGCCACTACTCATTTTTTTAAAATAATTCATTAGGTATATTTTTTTTGTCTTGGGGCTTTTGCAGATCTTATTCTTAATATAATGCCTTACAGGTCGAGTTTTTTTAAGATAGGGGCATTTCACAGCTGGAGCATGTATTCATCAGAGAAAGCAGGTAATCGAAAAACTAGATTTATTTTGTGATGCAATGTTGTCGAGTTATGGTGGCCTAATTATTTTTGTGACTGATGATTCCCTGTACTGCTTAGTGTCTTGCTGCGAGAAAAACCAGTGGTGATATGGTACATAATTTCCTTGTTTTGTCGAATGTAGGACAAAGGACGACTATTGGAGTTGGCGTTGGTCGTGCTGTTGCAATGCATTCTCAGGTAATAACaatcttttttttattttctcaGTATGTTTTGGTCTTTGTATTTCTCTCTGTTTTCAGAGTTCAAATGTTGTTCAATGTAGCAGTAATCCTTACACCTTGGAAGGGACAGATGGCTAGAAATTTTTAGCAAAACTTCAGTGTAAGTATAGGTAAATTATATAAGCTGAACTGACTTCAGTGACAAAACAAAGATAAAAAAAAATCTAGGCGAGAAATAAATTTGAGCGGACACACCAACGACATAaacaaaaaaacaaataaaaatgcaAACTATGGGGCTTGAACCCACGACCACATGGTTAGAAGCCTTGTGCTCTACCAAATGGGCTAGATGGGCTTTGTGCTCATGTCTGCAACAAATATTGTAATAACACAAccaagctcggcgccaagatctgtggcgccgagctcggttccaCGTCGACGCCACGGCGTCCGGGTTGTGCCGACGcatcacgtacctcggcgccataggctatggcgccgagcaaagggtccaaaaatgctaTTAAAATTTTTTAGGGTCCAAACGTGTTCTTTTTTCCGAAAAATGgtcaaaatacaaaaaattcgggagTTCGGACGGATCGGCCTGGCCTTCACGTGATCAGCTCGTCGCGTCGTCATCCAGATCCAATCAGGCTGCGAAATACTACCCAAATTGACTCTCAGTTCCCCAGCGGCTACTCCCTGCCACCCAGATTAAAAAAAAAACTGGAGAGCTTTTGTGTTTTGTTTCGTCAAAGGGTCAAAACTGAAAACGCGAAGCAGAAAGGAGGGAAGGGGGAGGCGTGCTGTTTTTCTTTACGGATCAACGGCCAGCGAGGAGCGAAAAAGGCTGGCCTGCGCCCCTCatcaactctctctctctctctctctctctctctgcacaCCGCACTGCTTTCAATATCTCTCTCAACGTAAAGTGTCCTACTCAATGTTCATTGCAACCTTGCCACACGAATAGACAGATTAATGAACCctaaaacacacacacacaatgaAGAGGAGAACGGAGAGATTGACCACGACGCCGTAATCAGTGCGGGTTGTTGCGGCACGCCGTCGTCGCTTCCACGAACGGGGGAAGCACAGCCTCCCTCCCCTCCATGGCACGCGCACAAGATACCGCAGCCGCTGTCCGTTGGCCTGATGGGCGGGCGGGCATCATCTTCTCTGACGGAGGCTTCGTGTGTGCGCTAGCAGTTGATGCCGCCGGCCGGTGCTAGTCGTGGCGACGACGAAGCCGCAGATAACAACACTACAGGTTGGGTATCTGTTTGGGCCGTCGTCTCGCGTTTTCATCACTGTTTGTTCGCTCATGGATATTGCTTTACAACGGCGAGGACATATCCAACTCGCACAAGTGTCTTTGGCGTATATAAGATGCATATGAACTAATAATAAAGTTTACAATAAATAAAATTCTGAAGAAAAAAAATCCATACATATTCTTTCTATTCTACTCCTATTATATACAAAATTTAATGGTCAAATTCGTTATGAGGAATGTGATGATGAGCCAAATCTTTTAGCAGCCCAAATATCAACTGGAGAACCAGAAAatcacaaacaaacaaaaaaaaagtttctagaatcaagaggCGAGTACGAGAACTGAAATCAGATAGCTCTATGTCAGACAGAAATTACACTTCATCAATTATTATACACATCGTTGAGTTATTGATACATACAGGAAGGTAGCTATCTGACAAAAAAAACAACATAAGCACATCTGTGCATGCATGAAAATGAGTCCTCCAGTCTTCAATAACATTTGGAATGGAATCACGTAACTCTGCATAACTTCTAGGATATTGTCCAAGAGCGTCTTTATGTATGTATGAGCCAAATCACTGGTAGAAGCCGAAAAGGTTCCTACATAAGACTGGGCAAAACCCATCAAATTGGTTGAACAGCCACGAGTGATCAGGCCTCATGCAACTGTTGCTCCATTTGATTTGAAGAAGACTAGAGAGATGGCAGTGGGTTCAAGATTTTCGGTTTTCAGGTTGATACAATACAACCAATCCATCACCTGTCCAGTTAAGCTCTGCATTGTATGTTATTCGAGAGGACGTGGTACACAAGCTGGACCATCGGCACCAGTGAATGAATTGCAACCTGTGCAAATTGAGTGCTTGCCTGTGGGGTCTGTAAGCATAGCTGGAACTGGAACTGCAGCTGAGAACATTCAGCAAGTCCCACAAAGTTTGAAAGATGTTCAAAGCAAGTCCTAgggtgtgcttcaacaaagagttGTACAAAGATATTATTTTCTCTTCATTTTTTGTGACCATGCACTTGTCTATATTCAATTATTAAAACAAAATGGCCTCTTCAGACATTGTTGTGTGGTTCTGAAATCCTTGTGGTTTGGTTCTTAATTTTATGTATCTAGATATATAGAGACAGGTTATTGAGTGGTCATGTCTCAAAGCTGCGGTTTTCGGTCAAATCGACCCATaatagt
Proteins encoded:
- the LOC103653829 gene encoding uncharacterized protein At1g65710 codes for the protein MGLCFSKKKPPAKPGKVAAAVSDDKAKKSPAQQPKRAAAAAANKAAVSAKDAAVPGEEKRRRSGSQGPAAEKQLPVVLVPSAPVRTSSCTKEEVDAILIQCGRLSRSSSGAGRAASTGDTAACGGGHRRRRSGSKRSYDFDQDGGADEECDWERQGRAAPVSSSRPSPHRGSPQRKRSGSRERSGAGAGSRRASRSPGRRADGAATSAGSGGGDRARQQPGKMVSVPAREKGRAPSPVAASGKRCASPRSSSPARMAAGTGNENAGACGPAAGPAPVLSRSSSRKNEQSPYRRCPMAELDDNALRNSSNHGARPHKKSAETAVAATPRKATGRGKEPTAVKEKLEITEASETRAHSSKTSSKTTTTPTLSVVAESLTQMPGAAQPGCRSRRASRDFDQNPGSYATQLLEDIHNYHQQSTSATPATPSISLPACVAKACSIVEAVADLNSSSSENRAYEHEPGHSADDKGSVNAPVGSGSDGFVEPSAAARKHLLPARDAHAETEPQESAGSNSVSGHPWTPSWEPTSAESTDRTWSTGDEVVEQSGSHGGRCSPMNRHQLSKQRQCQPELSGRSRAGSGNANGQYRGRSSAHRASGSVASGRSGVRVVSANS